Proteins encoded together in one Cardiocondyla obscurior isolate alpha-2009 linkage group LG07, Cobs3.1, whole genome shotgun sequence window:
- the LOC139104273 gene encoding G-protein coupled receptor moody isoform X1 produces the protein MTIVIIEIMNSQMLEYRMTSNETEGNRSTEAIIEEMLLDPGSVVLFVDYPRWLLGFAAACCILFMLIGIPGNLITMIALFRTKKLKNATAVFIMNLSVSDLMFCCFNLPLATSTFWHRSWLHGSLLCRLFPLLRYGLVAVSLFSILAITINRYIMIGHPGLYPTLYKTKYVIPMVLAIWTIAFGLLIVTWFEQFGRFGLDPAVGSCTILPDVNGRSPKEFLFILAFLVPCAAIIVCYARIFYIVRGTASKCRGRDKILNAEPTESSHDQSSITKNQEQELSILCAPSSSMQTVLFNPERPNLKDSWFKQPAHEQPAVDYASRKDDSTTNIGSDASSGNGFDASHVGLLKDAFPDDHEIEKSHFAEMKLFLNRNQEPRKSSRTPGDRASFVVESSLIIAGGEHPDQPGSRSPERFCAKKAFRRQSKFKSIGRTCNGSEYAASRMSNKDRKLLQMILVIFASFVVCYLPITITKLFHNTMDWRGFNIAGYILIYLTTCINPVIYVVMSSEYRSAYKYVLLCKK, from the exons atgaccattgtaataattgaaattatgaaTTCGCAGATGCTGGAATACCGGATGACGAGTAACGAAACCGAGGGCAACCGCAGCACCgaggcgataatcgaggagatgtTGCTGGATCCAGGATCAGTGGTCCTCTTCGTTGATTATCCGCGGTGGCTGCTGGGCTTTGCCGCTGCCTGCTGCATCCTTTTCATGCTGATCGGCATTCCGGGAAACTTAATCACGATGATCGCGCTGTTTCGCACGAAAAAG CTGAAGAACGCTACCGCAGTCTTCATCATGAATCTCTCGGTGTCAGACTTGATGTTCTGCTGCTTCAATCTGCCACTCGCGACTTCAACGTTCTGGCACAGGTCGTGGCTGCACGGGTCACTTCTATGTCGACTGTTTCCGCTCTTGAGATACGGCCTCGTTGCTGTCAGCCTCTTCAGCATTCTCGCGATCACAATCAATCGTTACATCATGATCGGTCATCCAGGTCTTTATCCTAC GTTGTATAAAACAAAGTACGTAATACCGATGGTTCTGGCGATATGGACCATCGCTTTCGGCTTGCTCATTGTTACGTGGTTCGAGCAATTTGGACGTTTCGGACTGGACCCTGCCGTCGGTTCCTGCACCATCCTACCGGACGTAAACGGCCGCAGCCCGAAAGAGTTCCTCTTCATACTCGCATTTTTAGTACCTTGCGCCGCTATTATCGTTTGCTACGCTAGGATTTTTTACATTGTTCGCGGAACTGCTTCAAAATGCAGAGGCAGAGACAAAATTCTGAACGCAGAGCCTACGGAAAGCAGCCATGAT CAATCATCCATTACAAAAAACCAAGAGCAAGAACTTTCCATTCTCTGTGCCCCTTCCTCATCGATGCAAACGGTTCTTTTTAATCCAGAAAGACCGAATCTCAAAGACTCGTGGTTCAAACAACCAGCCCACGAGCAACCAGCAGTAGATTACGCGTCGAGGAAGGACGATTCAACTACAAATATCGGCTCCGATGCAAGCTCCGGCAACGGCTTTGACGCTTCTCACGTCGGTCTGTTGAAAGATGCATTCCCGGACGATCACGAAATCGAGAAGTCCCACTTCGCCGAGATGAAGCTGTTCTTAAACCGGAACCAGGAGCCACGGAAGTCGTCGAGGACACCTGGCGATCGAGCGTCCTTCGTGGTGGAGTCTTCGCTAATAATCGCCGGTGGCGAACACCCGGACCAGCCGGGTTCGAGATCACCGGAGCGATTCTGCGCGAAAAAAGCGTTCCGCCGACAGTCGAAGTTCAAGAGCATCGGCAGGACGTGCAACGGTAGCGAGTACGCTGCGTCCAGGATGTCAAATAAAGACCGAAAGCTACTGCAGATGATTCTCGTGATATTTGCGTCGTTTGTGGTGTGCTACCTTCCAATCACCATCACGAAGCTCTTCCACAATACGATGGATTGGCGAGGCTTTAATATCGCCGGCTACATACTCATTTATCTGACGACCTGTATCAATCCCGTCATCTATGTCGTGATGAGCTCTGAATATAGGAGCGCATATAAATACGTATTATTGTGTAAAAAGTGA
- the LOC139104273 gene encoding G-protein coupled receptor moody isoform X2, producing MLEYRMTSNETEGNRSTEAIIEEMLLDPGSVVLFVDYPRWLLGFAAACCILFMLIGIPGNLITMIALFRTKKLKNATAVFIMNLSVSDLMFCCFNLPLATSTFWHRSWLHGSLLCRLFPLLRYGLVAVSLFSILAITINRYIMIGHPGLYPTLYKTKYVIPMVLAIWTIAFGLLIVTWFEQFGRFGLDPAVGSCTILPDVNGRSPKEFLFILAFLVPCAAIIVCYARIFYIVRGTASKCRGRDKILNAEPTESSHDQSSITKNQEQELSILCAPSSSMQTVLFNPERPNLKDSWFKQPAHEQPAVDYASRKDDSTTNIGSDASSGNGFDASHVGLLKDAFPDDHEIEKSHFAEMKLFLNRNQEPRKSSRTPGDRASFVVESSLIIAGGEHPDQPGSRSPERFCAKKAFRRQSKFKSIGRTCNGSEYAASRMSNKDRKLLQMILVIFASFVVCYLPITITKLFHNTMDWRGFNIAGYILIYLTTCINPVIYVVMSSEYRSAYKYVLLCKK from the exons ATGCTGGAATACCGGATGACGAGTAACGAAACCGAGGGCAACCGCAGCACCgaggcgataatcgaggagatgtTGCTGGATCCAGGATCAGTGGTCCTCTTCGTTGATTATCCGCGGTGGCTGCTGGGCTTTGCCGCTGCCTGCTGCATCCTTTTCATGCTGATCGGCATTCCGGGAAACTTAATCACGATGATCGCGCTGTTTCGCACGAAAAAG CTGAAGAACGCTACCGCAGTCTTCATCATGAATCTCTCGGTGTCAGACTTGATGTTCTGCTGCTTCAATCTGCCACTCGCGACTTCAACGTTCTGGCACAGGTCGTGGCTGCACGGGTCACTTCTATGTCGACTGTTTCCGCTCTTGAGATACGGCCTCGTTGCTGTCAGCCTCTTCAGCATTCTCGCGATCACAATCAATCGTTACATCATGATCGGTCATCCAGGTCTTTATCCTAC GTTGTATAAAACAAAGTACGTAATACCGATGGTTCTGGCGATATGGACCATCGCTTTCGGCTTGCTCATTGTTACGTGGTTCGAGCAATTTGGACGTTTCGGACTGGACCCTGCCGTCGGTTCCTGCACCATCCTACCGGACGTAAACGGCCGCAGCCCGAAAGAGTTCCTCTTCATACTCGCATTTTTAGTACCTTGCGCCGCTATTATCGTTTGCTACGCTAGGATTTTTTACATTGTTCGCGGAACTGCTTCAAAATGCAGAGGCAGAGACAAAATTCTGAACGCAGAGCCTACGGAAAGCAGCCATGAT CAATCATCCATTACAAAAAACCAAGAGCAAGAACTTTCCATTCTCTGTGCCCCTTCCTCATCGATGCAAACGGTTCTTTTTAATCCAGAAAGACCGAATCTCAAAGACTCGTGGTTCAAACAACCAGCCCACGAGCAACCAGCAGTAGATTACGCGTCGAGGAAGGACGATTCAACTACAAATATCGGCTCCGATGCAAGCTCCGGCAACGGCTTTGACGCTTCTCACGTCGGTCTGTTGAAAGATGCATTCCCGGACGATCACGAAATCGAGAAGTCCCACTTCGCCGAGATGAAGCTGTTCTTAAACCGGAACCAGGAGCCACGGAAGTCGTCGAGGACACCTGGCGATCGAGCGTCCTTCGTGGTGGAGTCTTCGCTAATAATCGCCGGTGGCGAACACCCGGACCAGCCGGGTTCGAGATCACCGGAGCGATTCTGCGCGAAAAAAGCGTTCCGCCGACAGTCGAAGTTCAAGAGCATCGGCAGGACGTGCAACGGTAGCGAGTACGCTGCGTCCAGGATGTCAAATAAAGACCGAAAGCTACTGCAGATGATTCTCGTGATATTTGCGTCGTTTGTGGTGTGCTACCTTCCAATCACCATCACGAAGCTCTTCCACAATACGATGGATTGGCGAGGCTTTAATATCGCCGGCTACATACTCATTTATCTGACGACCTGTATCAATCCCGTCATCTATGTCGTGATGAGCTCTGAATATAGGAGCGCATATAAATACGTATTATTGTGTAAAAAGTGA